A stretch of Myxococcus hansupus DNA encodes these proteins:
- a CDS encoding class I SAM-dependent methyltransferase has product MPLSLVEQEPDLVFYTRQAAEHGGPVLVLGAANGRVVWALAEHGYAAVGVDPSEVMIRSAEEQRASVPAEVAHRVRFEVADLRSLRLSERFPLVLAPQHALGLMPGREDLEALLATVRHHLTPNGSFVYDVLNTPREPVLPRDDEAPSAGLEPRRPLFSRHLRERQQPGGPSAIRRLKLRHFSPEELDAALTSAGLVPRERYGRFDGKPFDLEDSRHIGIAGP; this is encoded by the coding sequence ATGCCACTTTCTCTTGTCGAGCAGGAACCGGACCTCGTTTTCTACACACGCCAGGCGGCCGAACACGGTGGACCCGTGTTGGTGCTGGGCGCCGCCAATGGCCGGGTGGTGTGGGCCCTGGCCGAGCATGGTTACGCGGCGGTGGGTGTGGACCCGTCGGAGGTGATGATTCGCTCCGCCGAGGAGCAGCGCGCCTCGGTGCCCGCGGAAGTCGCCCACCGCGTTCGCTTCGAGGTGGCGGACCTCCGTTCGCTGCGCCTGTCCGAGCGCTTCCCCCTGGTGCTCGCGCCCCAGCACGCGTTGGGGTTGATGCCGGGCCGGGAGGACCTGGAGGCCCTGCTCGCCACCGTGCGGCATCACCTCACGCCGAACGGCTCCTTCGTCTACGACGTGCTCAACACGCCCCGTGAGCCGGTGCTCCCACGGGACGACGAGGCCCCCAGCGCCGGCCTGGAGCCCCGCCGCCCGCTCTTCTCTCGCCACCTGCGCGAGCGGCAGCAGCCCGGAGGCCCCAGCGCCATCCGCCGCTTGAAGCTGCGGCACTTCTCGCCAGAGGAGTTGGACGCGGCGCTCACGTCCGCGGGGCTCGTGCCGCGCGAGCGCTACGGCCGCTTCGACGGCAAGCCCTTCGACCTGGAGGACTCGCGTCACATCGGCATCGCCGGGCCGTGA
- a CDS encoding response regulator transcription factor: MSDKTRSILVVEDDLSILTGLSMNLRFEGYEVLQAQDGRTGLARALDEAPDLIVLDVMLPELNGFEVLKELRQRGRDTPVVVLSAKGMETDKILGLNLGADDYVVKPFGLQELLARIKAVLRRRYPSAGAGAPPPVTFGDVSVDMAARTVARAGTPVELTAQEFKLLAHFLAHPGRTFTREELLSGAWGYHYEGSARTVDNFMRQLRLKFEPDPEAPRHFLTVRGLGYRFER, from the coding sequence ATGAGCGACAAGACGCGGAGCATCCTGGTCGTGGAGGACGACCTGTCCATCCTCACCGGCCTGTCCATGAACCTGCGCTTCGAGGGCTACGAGGTGCTCCAGGCCCAGGATGGCCGCACCGGCCTGGCCCGCGCGCTCGACGAGGCGCCGGACCTCATCGTGCTGGACGTCATGCTGCCGGAGCTCAACGGCTTCGAGGTCCTCAAGGAGCTGCGCCAGCGGGGCCGGGACACCCCCGTCGTCGTGCTCTCCGCCAAGGGCATGGAGACGGACAAGATTCTGGGCCTCAACCTGGGCGCGGATGACTACGTGGTGAAGCCCTTCGGGCTCCAGGAGCTGCTGGCCCGCATCAAGGCCGTGCTGCGCCGCCGCTACCCGTCCGCGGGCGCGGGCGCGCCGCCGCCAGTGACGTTCGGTGACGTGAGCGTGGACATGGCCGCCCGCACCGTGGCCCGCGCGGGGACGCCGGTGGAGCTCACCGCGCAGGAGTTCAAGCTGCTCGCGCACTTCCTCGCGCACCCGGGCCGCACCTTCACCCGCGAGGAGCTGCTGTCCGGCGCGTGGGGCTACCACTACGAGGGCAGCGCCCGCACCGTGGACAACTTCATGCGCCAGCTCCGCCTCAAGTTCGAACCCGACCCGGAGGCGCCCCGCCACTTCCTCACCGTGCGCGGACTGGGCTACCGCTTCGAGCGCTGA
- a CDS encoding gluconate 2-dehydrogenase subunit 3 family protein, translated as MTRARSNRGRLSRRSLIQRLTFLGGGVVLLGPACKRSSESKDTAPAGDSGPLAAKQDGQAPRTFSSFEFAVVAAATERILPRDEDPGALDADVPVYIDRILQTPELEPVREDFLSGVAALERRAQRMHQKGFAALTAEQQDELLTLFKDSPPRSGEAHFFELLTVMSLEGFLGDPSYGGNKGKVGWRLMGFDTVGTVASAPPEGYDGPKCLRECGVHR; from the coding sequence ATGACACGTGCGCGTTCCAATCGGGGGCGCCTGTCCCGGCGCTCCCTCATCCAGCGGTTGACCTTCCTGGGCGGAGGCGTGGTGTTGCTCGGCCCCGCCTGCAAGCGTTCCTCGGAATCAAAAGACACGGCACCCGCCGGCGACTCCGGTCCCCTGGCCGCGAAGCAGGATGGCCAGGCGCCTCGCACCTTCTCCTCCTTCGAATTCGCGGTGGTGGCCGCCGCCACCGAGCGCATCCTCCCGCGTGACGAAGACCCGGGCGCGCTCGACGCGGACGTTCCCGTCTACATCGACCGCATTCTCCAGACACCCGAGCTGGAGCCCGTGCGCGAGGACTTCCTCAGCGGCGTGGCGGCACTCGAGCGCCGCGCCCAACGCATGCACCAGAAAGGCTTCGCCGCCCTGACGGCCGAGCAGCAGGACGAACTGCTGACGCTCTTCAAGGACAGCCCGCCCCGCAGCGGCGAAGCGCACTTCTTCGAGCTGCTCACGGTGATGTCGCTGGAGGGCTTCCTCGGAGACCCTTCCTATGGTGGCAACAAGGGCAAGGTGGGCTGGCGGCTGATGGGCTTCGACACCGTCGGCACCGTCGCCTCCGCGCCTCCCGAAGGATACGACGGGCCCAAGTGCCTGCGAGAATGCGGAGTGCACCGGTGA
- a CDS encoding vWA domain-containing protein yields MSRAVRVLAGVLVAVVLVMACTDSYLYDPRRDTEVPVDRAVTLEGRFCTVGSNEVVRPIKLVVAMDASQSMRVSDPDGARATALVELIQNLPRDPEVYLAVVLFAGSTTAFLTQQPGNPPQDGFVQVSSMDDATLRRLSEQLLTFRNPDTSPNRDSTDFVKPLSDIYSLINTDIARSRLDPGGPQALAQARYSVIFLSDGKPTNDQDDELLRGDAVVRLRQLRDLVEDVRVNTIHVFNPTQPVSSVCDLTGDAGCPLLIINQNADRLEQMATLGGGNFRDFRNNEPINFLDFTFGQVRRSFILKEMVAFNFSAPPGSPVGEADSDGDGLTDARELELGTDPHKVDTDGDGFSDGVEVYFRDRGVDFNPTQVALPDGGGLDRGCPPALRGVDSDCDGLLDCDEQFVGTNATLADSDRDGIPDGMEWLGGTQGSSNDLDEDPDNDGLTNRMELRMHMRPLVVDSAELSTSAYRYAFEADGSPDSLGRQCYRFRVENVLLAPTLASTDDAGVVQRGAGYNDIAMSIAMVPGDDPTARTIVRTFRVTDVRYPVGGIKSPADGIIRVEPEQFVDGCPGRPDDLSQTP; encoded by the coding sequence GTGAGCCGCGCCGTACGCGTATTGGCAGGGGTGTTGGTCGCCGTGGTGTTGGTGATGGCCTGTACGGATTCGTACCTGTACGACCCTCGCCGTGACACCGAAGTGCCCGTGGACCGGGCGGTGACGTTGGAAGGCCGCTTCTGCACCGTGGGCAGCAACGAGGTGGTGCGGCCCATCAAGCTGGTGGTCGCCATGGACGCCTCGCAGTCCATGCGGGTGAGCGACCCGGACGGCGCGCGCGCCACCGCGCTGGTGGAGCTCATCCAGAACCTGCCCAGGGACCCGGAGGTCTACCTGGCGGTGGTGCTCTTCGCGGGCAGCACCACGGCCTTCCTCACGCAGCAGCCGGGCAACCCGCCGCAGGACGGCTTCGTGCAGGTGTCGTCCATGGATGACGCCACGCTGCGCCGCCTCTCCGAGCAGCTCCTCACCTTCCGCAACCCGGACACCTCTCCGAACCGGGACTCGACGGACTTCGTCAAGCCGCTGTCGGACATCTACTCGCTCATCAACACGGACATCGCGCGCAGCCGCCTGGACCCCGGCGGGCCGCAGGCGCTGGCGCAGGCTCGCTACTCGGTCATCTTCCTGTCGGACGGCAAGCCCACCAACGACCAGGACGACGAGCTGCTCCGCGGCGACGCGGTGGTGCGCCTCCGCCAGCTCCGCGACCTGGTGGAGGACGTGCGCGTCAACACCATTCACGTCTTCAACCCCACGCAGCCGGTGTCGTCGGTGTGTGATTTGACGGGCGACGCGGGTTGCCCGCTGCTCATCATCAACCAGAACGCGGACCGGCTGGAGCAGATGGCCACGCTGGGCGGCGGCAACTTCCGCGACTTCCGCAACAACGAGCCCATCAACTTCCTGGACTTCACCTTCGGCCAGGTTCGCCGCTCCTTCATCCTGAAGGAGATGGTGGCCTTCAACTTCTCCGCGCCGCCCGGCAGTCCGGTGGGCGAGGCGGACTCGGATGGAGACGGCCTGACGGACGCGCGCGAGCTGGAGCTGGGCACGGACCCTCACAAGGTGGACACCGACGGTGACGGCTTCAGCGACGGCGTGGAGGTGTACTTCCGCGACCGTGGCGTGGACTTCAACCCCACGCAGGTGGCGCTGCCGGACGGCGGCGGACTGGACCGGGGCTGCCCGCCCGCGCTGCGCGGCGTGGACTCGGACTGTGATGGCCTGCTGGATTGTGACGAGCAGTTCGTGGGCACCAACGCGACGCTCGCGGACAGCGACCGGGACGGCATTCCGGACGGCATGGAGTGGCTGGGCGGCACCCAGGGCTCCAGCAACGACTTGGACGAAGACCCGGACAACGACGGGCTGACGAACCGCATGGAGCTGCGCATGCACATGCGGCCATTGGTGGTGGACTCCGCGGAGCTGTCCACGAGCGCCTATCGCTACGCGTTCGAGGCGGATGGCTCGCCGGACTCGCTCGGCCGCCAGTGCTACCGCTTCCGCGTGGAGAACGTCCTGCTCGCGCCCACCCTGGCGTCCACGGACGACGCGGGGGTGGTGCAGCGCGGAGCGGGCTACAACGACATCGCCATGTCCATTGCCATGGTGCCCGGGGACGACCCCACCGCCCGGACGATTGTCCGCACGTTCCGCGTGACGGACGTGCGCTACCCGGTGGGCGGCATCAAGTCGCCCGCCGACGGCATCATCCGCGTGGAGCCCGAGCAGTTCGTGGATGGCTGCCCCGGACGCCCCGACGACCTGTCCCAGACGCCTTGA
- a CDS encoding sigma 54-interacting transcriptional regulator, which yields MPALPPAPIPSHTVIGARTQGERLSAQLFHLVLLDTERAGTVFPLANEALRVGKAADNDVVIDHPTVSRNHLVVRRQGDRFLVQDLGSTNGTFLDGAQVREAFLRPGALLEVGDVRLRFSPQVSPVQVEPILEDRLGDLVGRSLPMRQIFALLQRIAPTDSTLLLVGETGSGKGAAAKAIHKLSPRASGPLVVFDCASVSDSLIESELFGHEKGAFTGAVSQRIGCLERANGGTLFLDEIDDLALDLQPKLLRAIEDREFRRLGASSPISFDARIIVASKKDLWAETQAARFREDLYFRLSVFTVSLPSLRDRKEDIPLLVDAFAGEGLWPRLPEKIREQFTGHTWPGNVRELRNALERARHMVDIPELAGDTLLREFTREAPAAAGDSLPVEFTGPFKVCKDELIRAFEREYLTRLLGRAKGNIARAAREAELDRKHLYSLLHKYGLVQSETD from the coding sequence ATGCCCGCTCTTCCCCCCGCCCCCATCCCTTCGCACACCGTCATTGGCGCACGGACGCAAGGGGAGCGGCTCTCCGCGCAGCTCTTCCATCTGGTCCTGCTGGACACCGAGCGTGCCGGCACCGTCTTCCCCCTGGCCAACGAAGCCCTCCGCGTGGGCAAGGCCGCGGACAACGACGTCGTCATCGACCACCCCACCGTGAGCCGCAACCACCTGGTGGTGCGCCGCCAAGGGGACCGCTTCCTCGTCCAGGACCTGGGCTCCACCAACGGCACCTTCCTTGACGGCGCCCAGGTGAGAGAGGCCTTCCTCCGCCCCGGCGCCCTGCTGGAGGTCGGCGACGTCCGGCTGCGCTTCAGCCCCCAGGTCTCCCCCGTGCAGGTGGAGCCCATCCTCGAGGACCGGCTGGGCGACCTCGTGGGCCGCAGCCTGCCCATGCGGCAGATTTTCGCGCTGCTCCAGCGCATCGCCCCCACCGACTCCACCCTGCTGCTGGTGGGCGAGACAGGCTCCGGCAAGGGCGCCGCCGCCAAGGCCATCCACAAGCTCAGCCCTCGCGCGAGCGGGCCGCTCGTCGTGTTCGACTGCGCCAGCGTCTCCGACTCGCTCATCGAGAGTGAGCTGTTCGGCCACGAGAAGGGCGCCTTCACCGGCGCGGTGAGCCAGCGCATCGGCTGCCTGGAGCGCGCCAACGGCGGCACCCTCTTCCTGGACGAAATCGACGACCTCGCGCTGGACCTCCAGCCCAAGCTGCTGCGCGCCATCGAGGACCGGGAGTTCCGCCGGCTCGGCGCGTCCTCGCCCATCTCCTTCGACGCGCGCATCATCGTCGCCAGCAAGAAGGACCTGTGGGCGGAGACGCAGGCGGCCCGCTTTCGCGAGGACCTCTACTTCCGCCTCTCCGTCTTCACCGTCAGCCTGCCGTCGCTGAGAGACCGCAAGGAGGACATCCCCCTGCTCGTGGATGCCTTCGCGGGCGAGGGACTGTGGCCCCGGCTACCGGAGAAGATTCGCGAGCAGTTCACCGGGCACACGTGGCCGGGCAACGTGCGCGAGCTGCGCAACGCCCTGGAGCGCGCCCGGCACATGGTGGACATCCCCGAGCTGGCCGGGGACACCCTGCTGCGCGAGTTCACCCGCGAGGCCCCCGCCGCCGCGGGCGACTCGCTCCCGGTGGAGTTCACCGGCCCCTTCAAGGTCTGCAAGGACGAGCTCATCCGCGCCTTCGAGCGCGAGTACCTCACCCGGCTCCTGGGCCGCGCCAAGGGCAACATCGCCCGCGCCGCGCGCGAGGCTGAGCTGGACCGGAAGCACCTGTACTCGCTGCTCCACAAGTACGGACTCGTTCAAAGCGAGACGGACTGA
- a CDS encoding DUF3332 domain-containing protein — MKRPSPWLAMLFAGFMSMHATGCFGKFSLTQKIWNFNKNISGNKFVQWLMFLVLSIIPVYGLGVFIDAIVINSIEFWTGNNPVASVDGGDNNTRIVKLSPTDTLRLSRDVETGVMRMELEREGHETMVRYFEPLEDGMVVRDDAGALLIQAQEAADGDVAITDATGTTLTVHARDALAVARRVYEEGGAQALAQHTVAQASVAQGLASNTCVAR; from the coding sequence ATGAAGCGTCCGTCTCCCTGGCTCGCCATGCTGTTCGCCGGTTTCATGTCCATGCACGCCACTGGCTGCTTTGGAAAGTTCTCGCTCACGCAGAAGATCTGGAACTTCAACAAGAACATCTCCGGCAACAAGTTCGTCCAGTGGCTGATGTTCCTCGTGCTGAGCATCATCCCCGTCTACGGCCTGGGCGTGTTCATCGACGCCATCGTCATCAACAGCATCGAGTTCTGGACGGGCAACAACCCGGTCGCCAGCGTGGACGGCGGCGACAACAACACCCGCATCGTGAAGCTGAGCCCCACGGACACGCTGCGCCTGTCGCGCGACGTGGAGACCGGCGTCATGCGCATGGAGCTGGAGCGCGAGGGCCACGAGACGATGGTCCGCTACTTCGAGCCGCTCGAGGACGGCATGGTCGTCCGTGACGACGCGGGCGCGCTGCTCATCCAGGCCCAGGAGGCCGCGGACGGCGACGTGGCCATCACCGACGCCACCGGCACCACCCTGACGGTTCACGCCCGCGACGCGCTGGCCGTGGCCCGCCGCGTGTACGAAGAGGGCGGCGCGCAGGCCCTCGCCCAGCACACCGTGGCCCAGGCCTCCGTGGCCCAGGGGCTCGCGAGCAACACCTGCGTGGCCCGGTAG
- a CDS encoding GMC family oxidoreductase produces the protein MSQPEVDVCIIGSGAGGAPMALELGRAGFKVVVLEKGPHYQPKDFIHDEILNSRRNFFMPVPWEEPHLVRQGATGRYEKTSAAWTANCVGGGTVHMSGFFYRLKPVDFRLRSTLGAVPGSTVADWPISYEELAPYYDKAEAELGVSGESVPHPFAEPRSRPYPLPPLDVHPVAKEIDKACGAMGWHSLPTARGILSKPYRGRAPCSYCALCGSYGCETGAKSGTNASLIPAALATGNVDLRPGCMARTVEVDKQGRARSVVYLDADGVTREQPAKVIIVSCTAVESARLLLNSTSSRFPRGLANGNGLVGRNLTFSSFGESHATFRLSKQSAARPWLKDPSPFVNRSLQDFYLLPDARYGFRKGGTLGFMWAHPNPIHAAVGLAGKGPKALFGKALKDQMRAYRDSRILQFEVYAEFLPTAGTYVSVEDGVKDRYGIPVAAITVDRHPMDLAATRFLVERGEEVLLRLDPDDVQRGTTTGETSILQHGTCRFGDDASASVLDKNCRAHEVPNLYVVDGSFMPTGGSVPSTLTISANSFRVADHLVRKLKG, from the coding sequence GTGAGCCAGCCCGAGGTGGACGTCTGCATCATTGGCAGCGGTGCGGGCGGCGCGCCCATGGCGCTGGAGCTGGGCCGCGCGGGCTTCAAGGTGGTCGTGCTGGAGAAGGGCCCGCACTACCAACCCAAGGACTTCATCCACGACGAAATCCTGAACAGCCGCCGGAACTTCTTCATGCCGGTGCCGTGGGAGGAGCCACACCTGGTGCGCCAGGGCGCGACGGGCCGTTACGAAAAGACGAGCGCGGCGTGGACGGCCAACTGCGTGGGCGGCGGCACCGTCCACATGAGCGGCTTCTTCTACCGGCTCAAGCCCGTGGACTTCCGGCTGCGCTCCACGCTGGGCGCGGTGCCCGGCAGCACCGTGGCGGACTGGCCCATCTCCTACGAGGAGCTGGCGCCCTACTACGACAAGGCCGAGGCGGAGCTCGGTGTCTCCGGCGAGTCCGTCCCCCACCCCTTCGCCGAACCTCGCAGCCGTCCCTACCCGCTGCCACCATTGGACGTTCACCCGGTGGCGAAGGAAATCGACAAGGCGTGCGGCGCCATGGGCTGGCATTCCTTGCCCACCGCGCGCGGCATCCTCAGCAAACCCTACCGGGGCCGGGCGCCGTGCTCGTACTGCGCGCTGTGTGGGAGTTACGGCTGTGAGACGGGCGCGAAGAGCGGCACCAACGCCAGCCTCATCCCCGCCGCGCTGGCCACGGGCAACGTGGACCTGCGCCCCGGCTGCATGGCGCGCACGGTGGAGGTGGACAAGCAGGGCCGCGCGAGGAGCGTCGTCTACCTGGACGCGGACGGCGTGACGCGCGAGCAGCCCGCGAAGGTCATCATCGTCTCCTGCACCGCGGTGGAGAGCGCGCGCCTGCTGCTCAACTCCACCTCCAGCCGCTTTCCTCGCGGGTTGGCCAACGGCAACGGGTTGGTGGGGCGCAACCTCACCTTCAGCTCGTTCGGTGAATCCCACGCCACCTTCCGGCTGTCGAAGCAGTCCGCCGCGCGGCCGTGGCTCAAGGACCCTTCGCCCTTCGTCAACCGCAGCCTCCAGGACTTCTACCTGTTGCCGGACGCCCGGTACGGCTTCCGCAAGGGAGGCACGCTGGGCTTCATGTGGGCCCATCCCAATCCCATCCATGCGGCGGTGGGGCTCGCGGGCAAGGGCCCGAAGGCGCTCTTCGGCAAGGCGCTGAAGGACCAGATGCGCGCGTACCGCGACTCACGCATCCTCCAGTTCGAGGTGTACGCCGAGTTCCTCCCCACCGCGGGCACCTACGTCAGCGTGGAGGACGGCGTGAAGGACCGGTACGGCATTCCCGTGGCGGCCATCACCGTGGACCGGCACCCCATGGACCTGGCGGCCACCCGCTTCCTGGTGGAGCGCGGTGAGGAAGTCCTCCTGCGCCTGGACCCGGATGACGTCCAGCGCGGCACCACCACCGGAGAGACGTCCATCCTCCAGCACGGCACCTGCCGCTTCGGCGACGACGCGTCGGCATCCGTATTGGACAAGAACTGCCGGGCACACGAAGTGCCCAACCTCTACGTGGTGGACGGCAGCTTCATGCCCACCGGTGGCAGCGTGCCGTCCACGCTCACCATCAGCGCCAACAGCTTCCGCGTGGCGGACCACCTGGTGCGCAAGCTCAAGGGCTGA
- a CDS encoding sensor histidine kinase, which produces MSRTPPRFLNFRRTFALLILLVVLPSAGLSGFGVVAIINERAAVEKRLEAAWRGTLESLSEELPRVLASASLEELDGQLQFVLPDGARVSEPGGAFQMADGQIRTQDTQLNEALTTVLPEAGGLPTEPTVFSLTAGGRAVLVAAERRGGVVYGVRLSVQALEAQLAERVDSRAVSSEPVRFALLPVPRDVSEGGLMGRLVSEVAQARASALGPTGLAERVLSSPLQDFRLVVLPTGEDPVVRASTRNRVLYGVLLGLFYLTLTFGVVYTGRALYREAQLSRMKTDFVSLVSHELRTPLTSIRMFIETLALGRLKDPAQMQEVLNLLMRETERLSIFVERVLDWARIEGGRKVYQREVVQVPELVGAAVEAFRTQRMEDGVDLSVDVSEGLPAVDVDRAAVAGALLNLLQNAYKYSGPENRRITLLARGGGKWVDLSVEDNGVGIAAKERKRIFERFYRVDNLLTRKTEGSGLGLAIARRIIETHGGRISVQSEPGRGSRFTIHLPAGKA; this is translated from the coding sequence CTGGCTTCGGCGTGGTGGCCATCATCAACGAGCGCGCGGCCGTGGAGAAACGGCTGGAGGCGGCCTGGCGCGGCACGCTCGAATCGCTGTCGGAGGAGCTGCCCCGCGTCCTGGCCTCCGCGAGCCTGGAAGAGCTGGATGGACAGCTCCAGTTCGTGCTGCCCGACGGCGCGCGTGTCTCCGAACCCGGAGGCGCCTTCCAGATGGCGGACGGGCAGATTCGCACGCAGGACACCCAGTTGAACGAGGCGCTCACCACCGTGCTGCCGGAAGCCGGTGGCCTGCCCACCGAGCCCACCGTCTTCTCCCTCACGGCGGGCGGGCGCGCGGTGCTGGTGGCCGCCGAGCGGCGGGGCGGCGTGGTGTACGGCGTCCGGTTGTCCGTGCAGGCCCTGGAGGCACAGCTCGCCGAGCGCGTGGACTCTCGCGCCGTCAGCAGCGAACCGGTGCGCTTCGCGCTGCTGCCCGTGCCCCGGGACGTCTCCGAAGGGGGGCTGATGGGACGGCTGGTGTCCGAGGTCGCGCAGGCCCGCGCGAGCGCCCTGGGTCCCACGGGCCTGGCGGAGCGGGTGCTGTCCTCGCCGCTCCAGGACTTCCGGCTGGTGGTGCTCCCCACGGGCGAGGACCCGGTGGTCCGGGCCTCCACGCGCAACCGCGTGCTGTACGGCGTGCTGCTGGGCCTGTTCTACCTGACGCTGACGTTCGGCGTCGTCTACACCGGCCGCGCGCTCTACCGCGAGGCGCAGTTGTCGCGGATGAAGACCGACTTCGTGTCGCTGGTGAGCCACGAATTGCGCACGCCGCTCACGTCCATCCGGATGTTCATCGAGACGCTCGCCCTGGGCCGGCTGAAGGACCCGGCGCAGATGCAGGAGGTGCTCAACCTCTTGATGCGCGAGACGGAGCGGCTGTCCATCTTCGTCGAGCGCGTGCTGGACTGGGCCCGCATCGAAGGGGGCCGCAAGGTGTACCAGCGCGAGGTGGTGCAGGTGCCGGAGCTGGTGGGCGCGGCGGTGGAGGCCTTCCGCACGCAGCGGATGGAGGACGGCGTGGACCTGTCCGTGGACGTGTCGGAGGGGCTCCCCGCCGTCGACGTGGACCGGGCCGCGGTGGCCGGCGCGCTGCTCAACCTGCTGCAGAATGCCTACAAATACAGCGGGCCGGAGAACCGCCGCATCACCCTGCTGGCGCGCGGCGGCGGCAAGTGGGTGGACCTGTCCGTGGAGGACAACGGCGTGGGCATCGCGGCCAAGGAGCGCAAGCGCATCTTCGAGCGCTTCTACCGCGTGGACAACCTGCTCACGCGCAAGACGGAAGGCAGCGGGCTGGGACTGGCCATCGCCCGGCGCATCATTGAAACCCACGGAGGCCGCATCTCCGTGCAGAGCGAGCCCGGCAGGGGCAGCCGCTTCACCATCCACCTCCCGGCGGGGAAGGCATGA